The genomic window GCGACGCCACCGACCGGATTCTGCTGGAGGCGGCGCGGCGCGAGCGGCTGCCGCTGCTGGCCATTTGCTACGGCGTCCAGGCGCTGAATGTCTTTTGCGGCGGCAGCCTCCACCAGGATCTCGCCGGCGCCGGTTTCACCGCTGTGGATCACCGCCGCCCGGCACCGGGCGCGTGGGCGCACCACCCGCTGCGAGTCGCCGGCACGATCCCCGGCCTCGACGGCTTCCCGCCGGGCGAGTACCGGGTGAACAGCTCCCACCATCAGGCCATCAAGCGCCTCGGCGACGGGCTGACGGCGTTCGCCTGGTCCCCCGACGGCCTCGTCGAGGGCGTCCACGGCGACCCGGCTGGGCCGTTCCTCGTGGGCGTCCAGTGGCATCCCGAGTCATGTTGGCGCGACGACCCGCTCTCCGCCGAGCTCTTCCGCCGCTTCCGCGACGCCTGCGCCAACCAGCCGAGGCTCGAGGCTCGAGGCTAGAGACTCGTTCCCGTCTCAAAATCGTGCTCGTAATCGTCATCGTAATCGTAATTCGTAATCGTGATCGTAATCGAGGCTCGGGGTTTGGGGCTCGTTTGGCGGTGCGAGCACGATTACTCAGTTACTCCAGCATCTCTGCCAATTTTTGGCAGGACTTGATTAACTGACGCCATGACTAAGATCAAGCAGCCGGCAGGCGGGAGGTACCGCTCGTGGCACCTCCACGTTGCAACCGGTGGATCGTGCTACGGGCAGGGGAATAGTGAACGGGTGAATCGAGAATGTTCGCAGGTTCGCAGGTTCTAAAGCGGTTGATAGTTGATGGGGGGAGTGCGCCAGGATATGGGTTCTGTGATTCAGGGCCCAGAACCCAGGGCCGATATTCGAAGTCCGCGTCACGGAAACGAACCTCGAGCCCCGAGCCTCGATTACGATCACGAGTACGATTATGATCACGAATTACGAGCACGAATCCTCAACCCTCGACCCGGAACTCTCAACGGTCGATCACGGACAGGTTCGAATGTGTCGTGAACGAGCCTCGAGCCGCTAGCCTCGAGCCTCGCCTCTGGGGCCGAAGATCGCCGTGCCCACGCGGACGTACGTCGCCCCCTCGGCGATGGCCGCCTCAAAGTCGTTCGTCATGCCCATGGACAGCTCCTCCAGCCGCGCCGCCCCCCGGCAGCGCCCCGCCCACTCGTCGCGCAGCCGGCGCAGCTCCCGGAAGTAGGGCCGCACCGCCTCCGGGTCGTCGAGGAACGGCGGCACCGCCATGAGCCCCTCGACGCGTACGTGCGCCAACTCGCCCGCCGCCTCGACGAGCGCGGGGAGCGCCTCGGGACGGCAGCCCGACTTGGCGGTTTCGCCGGCCAGGTTCACCTCGATCAGGACGGGCAGCGTGCGCCCCGTCTCGCGGCAGCACGTCTCGAGGCGGTGCAGGAGCGCGACGCTGTCCACCGAGTGGATCATCGCGAACAGCTCCACCGCCCGCCGCGCCTTGTTCCCCTGCAGGTGGCCCACCAGGTGCCAGGTGAAGGCGCCGTCGCCGGCGAGCGCCGGGATCTTCGCCGCCGCCTCCTGGACGCGGTTCTCGCCGAGGATCAACGGACCCAGCGCCGCGAGCTCGCGGATGGCATCGGCGGCGACGGTCTTCGACACCGCCACCAGCCGCACCGACTCCGGCGCGCGCCCGGCGGCGGAGGCCGCCCGGGCGACCCGTTCCACCACGTCCCGGTACCGTTCGCAGAGTGTGCTCACGCGGCGCCTTCCCAATGCCATGCCCGGTTTCGATTATAGGGCCGCACCCGACACGATGTAAAGGTGGCGTCCCGGACCAGGCGCAAAGTGTGCTAAGATGGCCGGCGCAAGAGGAGCGCCGATGGCAGCACCGACACCGGGACACTTCATCACGTTCGAGGGCGTGGAAGGCTGCGGAAAGACCACCCAGATCCTCCGCCTGGCCGACCGGCTGCGGGCGCGCGGCCTCCCCGTGACCCTCACCCGCGAGCCGGGCGGCACCCCGTTCGGACAGGCCGTGCGCCGGGTGCTGCTGGACCCCGCCGGGCCGCCCCGCGAACCGGCCGGCGAGCTGCTCCTGTACCTGGCCGACCGCTGCCAGGACCTGGCCCAGTGCATCCGCCCCGCCCTGGCCGCCGGGCAGGTGGTGCTCTGCGACCGCTACCACGACGCCACGCTCGCGTACCAGGGCGCCGCCCGCGGCATCGCCCGCACCGTCATCGACCGCCTGGCCGCCGCGTTGGACATCCTGCCCCCGGATCTCACGTTCCTCCTCGACATCGACCCCGAACGGTCACTCGCGCGCGCCATCGCCCGCAACGCCGCCACCGCCGAGGGCGCCGCCGAGAGCCGCTTCGAGGGCGAGGCGCTGGCGTTCCATCGTGCCGTCCGCGCGGGTTATCTCGAGCTGGCGCGCCGCGAGCCGGCGCGGTTCGCCGTCATCGACGCCGACCGCGCGCCCGACCCCATCTTCGCCGACATCGCCGCATGCGCCGACGCCCTGCTGGCCGGCCGGCGCCGGGAGGACTGAGCCGTGCCCCCGTTCATCGGCAACGCCGCCATCGGCCGCCTCCTGGCCGAGTGCCGCCGGCGCGACACCCTGCACCACGCCTACACCTTCGCCGGCATCGACGGCGTCGGCAAGAAGCGT from Acidobacteriota bacterium includes these protein-coding regions:
- a CDS encoding gamma-glutamyl-gamma-aminobutyrate hydrolase family protein; amino-acid sequence: MPHPRVLVPLRQNLGSDDLYLGRDYAAALHAAGLDPVYVPLIPDPAYLNRLAGAAEGILLSGSNSDVDPAWYGEAPAPGLGPVQPLRDATDRILLEAARRERLPLLAICYGVQALNVFCGGSLHQDLAGAGFTAVDHRRPAPGAWAHHPLRVAGTIPGLDGFPPGEYRVNSSHHQAIKRLGDGLTAFAWSPDGLVEGVHGDPAGPFLVGVQWHPESCWRDDPLSAELFRRFRDACANQPRLEARG
- a CDS encoding YggS family pyridoxal phosphate-dependent enzyme, producing the protein MALGRRRVSTLCERYRDVVERVARAASAAGRAPESVRLVAVSKTVAADAIRELAALGPLILGENRVQEAAAKIPALAGDGAFTWHLVGHLQGNKARRAVELFAMIHSVDSVALLHRLETCCRETGRTLPVLIEVNLAGETAKSGCRPEALPALVEAAGELAHVRVEGLMAVPPFLDDPEAVRPYFRELRRLRDEWAGRCRGAARLEELSMGMTNDFEAAIAEGATYVRVGTAIFGPRGEARG
- the tmk gene encoding dTMP kinase, translating into MAAPTPGHFITFEGVEGCGKTTQILRLADRLRARGLPVTLTREPGGTPFGQAVRRVLLDPAGPPREPAGELLLYLADRCQDLAQCIRPALAAGQVVLCDRYHDATLAYQGAARGIARTVIDRLAAALDILPPDLTFLLDIDPERSLARAIARNAATAEGAAESRFEGEALAFHRAVRAGYLELARREPARFAVIDADRAPDPIFADIAACADALLAGRRRED